One genomic region from SAR92 clade bacterium H455 encodes:
- the slmA gene encoding nucleoid occlusion factor SlmA — protein sequence MAKKPGTRGQEILQALARMLEHSGGGRITTAALAAEVGVSEAALYRHFPSKTRMYEGLIDFIDETIFARVRGIVSDEPDPINQCYRILSLVLAFSEKNPGITRILNGDALTGETARLHDRVQQFFDRLESQLKQILREAEIRDGLKLQVPVATAANLMLCSADGKISQFVRSQFKTAPTQNWQEQWQLLTAAMFE from the coding sequence ATGGCTAAAAAACCCGGTACCCGCGGCCAGGAAATTCTCCAGGCCCTAGCTCGCATGCTTGAACATTCAGGTGGTGGACGAATTACCACTGCGGCGTTAGCCGCTGAAGTGGGGGTGTCCGAAGCGGCACTCTATCGCCACTTTCCCAGCAAAACCCGCATGTATGAAGGTCTGATCGATTTTATAGACGAAACCATTTTTGCTCGGGTGCGCGGTATTGTCAGCGACGAGCCAGATCCGATTAATCAATGCTACCGCATTCTTAGTTTGGTGCTGGCGTTCTCGGAGAAAAATCCGGGTATCACGCGCATCCTCAATGGTGATGCTCTTACAGGTGAGACTGCGCGACTGCATGATCGAGTCCAACAGTTTTTTGATCGCCTGGAATCACAGCTCAAGCAGATACTCCGTGAAGCAGAAATTCGCGACGGTTTAAAACTACAGGTGCCAGTCGCCACTGCAGCGAACCTGATGCTCTGCAGTGCCGACGGAAAAATAAGTCAATTTGTGCGCAGTCAGTTTAAGACTGCGCCAACGCAGAACTGGCAGGAACAGTGGCAGTTATTGACTGCCGCCATGTTTGAATAA
- the radC gene encoding DNA repair protein RadC, with translation MAISHWPMNERPREKLILRGASALSDAELLAIFLRTGLPGITAIDLARDLIKEFGGLGALISSDHTTFCKAKGVGTAKFVQLKASVELTRRYLQEQLEGQPVFTSPEKVSDYLSVQMRDYKREVFMLLLLDSKHQLIDTHELFQGTLDAASVHPREVVARALRKNAAAVIVAHNHPSGLAEPSQADIDITRRLKQALNLVEIRLLDHLIIGRGEVVSLAQRGKL, from the coding sequence ATGGCTATAAGCCACTGGCCGATGAATGAACGGCCGCGAGAGAAGTTAATTCTTCGGGGGGCGTCGGCACTTTCTGACGCTGAGTTGTTGGCAATTTTTCTGCGCACTGGCCTGCCGGGAATCACCGCAATTGATCTGGCCCGAGATCTAATCAAGGAGTTTGGCGGTCTCGGTGCCTTGATCAGCTCAGATCACACTACCTTCTGCAAAGCTAAAGGCGTGGGCACAGCCAAGTTTGTCCAGCTCAAGGCGTCAGTGGAGTTGACCCGCCGATACCTCCAGGAGCAGCTTGAAGGTCAGCCTGTGTTTACCAGCCCGGAAAAGGTCAGCGACTATCTCTCGGTGCAGATGCGCGATTACAAGCGCGAAGTGTTTATGCTGCTGCTGTTAGACAGCAAGCATCAGCTGATCGACACCCACGAGCTATTTCAGGGCACTCTTGATGCCGCCAGTGTTCATCCCCGGGAAGTTGTGGCTCGTGCACTGCGCAAAAATGCCGCGGCGGTGATTGTTGCCCATAATCATCCTTCGGGATTGGCTGAGCCCAGTCAGGCTGATATAGATATAACTCGGCGTTTAAAGCAGGCGCTTAATCTGGTTGAGATCCGCTTGCTCGATCATCTGATTATTGGTCGTGGAGAGGTCGTCTCATTGGCCCAGCGTGGCAAATTATGA
- the rpmB gene encoding 50S ribosomal protein L28 yields the protein MSRVCQVTGKRPMAGNNVSHAKNRTRRRFEPNLHTHRFWVEGEKRFVKLRVSTKGMRIIDKKGIEIVLSELQARGQKV from the coding sequence ATGTCCAGAGTATGTCAAGTCACAGGCAAGCGCCCAATGGCTGGAAACAATGTATCTCACGCGAAAAACAGAACACGTCGACGCTTTGAGCCAAACCTTCATACCCACCGTTTTTGGGTTGAAGGCGAAAAACGCTTTGTTAAGCTTCGTGTATCTACAAAAGGTATGCGCATCATTGACAAAAAAGGTATTGAAATTGTTTTGTCTGAGCTTCAGGCTCGTGGGCAGAAGGTCTAA
- the arfB gene encoding aminoacyl-tRNA hydrolase, translating to MLYVTAGVSIPDSEIELSAVRSQGPGGQHVNKVSSAIHLRFDVKQSSLPELFKQRLLRLSDQRISKEGVIVIKAQTTRSQEKNRQEALDRLVQLLVEVSYTPKARRPTKPTKGSQRRRMDKKTLHGKQKSLRSKVSPD from the coding sequence ATGTTGTATGTTACTGCTGGAGTATCGATTCCCGATAGCGAAATTGAGCTATCGGCAGTGCGCTCGCAGGGCCCTGGTGGGCAGCACGTCAACAAAGTTTCCTCGGCGATTCATCTGCGCTTTGATGTAAAGCAATCATCGCTCCCGGAGTTATTTAAGCAGCGACTGCTGAGACTCAGCGACCAGCGCATCTCCAAAGAGGGGGTGATTGTGATCAAGGCGCAAACTACCCGCAGTCAGGAAAAGAATCGTCAGGAAGCACTGGATCGGCTGGTGCAGCTACTGGTTGAAGTGAGCTATACGCCAAAGGCTCGCCGGCCGACCAAGCCCACCAAGGGGTCCCAGCGCCGGCGCATGGATAAAAAGACCCTGCACGGCAAGCAAAAGTCTCTGCGTTCAAAAGTCTCTCCGGACTGA
- a CDS encoding cold-shock protein has product MSDRVSGTVKWFNDSKGFGFIEQEGGGDVFVHHSAIQADGFKSLKEGQAVTMEVTQGQKGAQAENVVAD; this is encoded by the coding sequence ATGTCGGATAGAGTTTCTGGCACTGTTAAGTGGTTCAACGACAGTAAAGGTTTTGGTTTCATCGAGCAAGAAGGCGGCGGTGACGTATTTGTTCACCACAGCGCAATCCAAGCTGATGGCTTCAAATCTCTGAAAGAAGGCCAAGCGGTAACGATGGAAGTTACTCAAGGTCAGAAAGGCGCTCAAGCTGAGAACGTAGTTGCCGATTAA
- a CDS encoding phosphomannomutase/phosphoglucomutase has product MDLVKETENLSTTHIPELVFRDYDIRGLADSEINPQFAKGLGRALGTLICDRPSESSVYVGRDARLSSTRLAAALKEGLIACGCNVIDLGEITTPALNFAVHHGNQSGNGIMVTASHNPATYNGFKIILQHQVISGETLQRLIPMMRNEKPRSDQAAGSLVESDIVSQYLDHIVEISRLDKSFKLVIDGANSVPGPIATQLFDRLGCLAFPLYCDIDGSFPNHQPNPADEKNLVDLQRQVIDQQAELGLAFDGDGDRVVVISGRGRIVWPDQLMMIFARDVLANQPGADIVFDVKSSSRLADIIRHHGGNPIMCKTGHAHVRKQVHDNNSPLGGEFSGHIFFNDRWRGFDDGLYAAVRLLEILCERQQTLDQVIDELETSVSTAEILLPANEDEKFELMKTLSAGCQFPQAHIICLDGLRVEYPTAWGLIRASNTSANLTLRFEADDEHAMAEVKAVFREQLSPFINNIKEYI; this is encoded by the coding sequence ATGGACCTAGTAAAAGAAACAGAAAATCTCAGCACGACGCATATTCCGGAACTAGTGTTTCGCGACTATGATATTCGCGGCCTTGCGGACAGCGAGATAAATCCCCAGTTTGCGAAAGGTCTTGGCCGAGCGCTAGGCACCTTGATATGCGACAGACCATCAGAATCTTCAGTCTATGTAGGTCGCGATGCACGCCTGAGTTCAACGCGCCTGGCTGCAGCCCTTAAAGAGGGCTTGATAGCCTGCGGCTGCAATGTGATCGACCTAGGCGAAATAACCACACCAGCGCTGAATTTTGCCGTGCACCATGGCAACCAGAGCGGCAATGGCATCATGGTCACTGCAAGTCATAACCCAGCAACCTACAACGGCTTTAAAATCATTCTCCAGCATCAGGTTATTTCTGGAGAAACGCTGCAGCGATTGATACCAATGATGCGCAATGAAAAGCCCCGTAGTGATCAGGCAGCCGGGAGCCTTGTAGAAAGCGATATAGTCAGCCAGTATCTCGATCACATTGTCGAAATCAGCAGGCTGGACAAATCCTTTAAACTGGTTATCGATGGCGCCAATAGCGTGCCGGGCCCCATTGCAACGCAGCTATTTGACCGCCTTGGCTGCCTGGCCTTTCCCCTCTACTGTGATATAGACGGCTCATTTCCGAATCACCAGCCGAATCCAGCAGATGAGAAAAATCTTGTGGACCTGCAGCGCCAAGTGATCGACCAACAAGCCGAACTTGGCCTAGCATTTGATGGCGATGGTGATCGCGTGGTGGTTATCTCTGGTCGCGGAAGAATCGTCTGGCCCGATCAGCTGATGATGATCTTCGCCCGAGACGTACTCGCCAACCAGCCCGGCGCAGATATTGTCTTTGACGTTAAGAGCAGCAGCCGCCTGGCAGATATTATTCGTCACCACGGCGGCAATCCGATTATGTGCAAGACCGGCCATGCCCATGTAAGAAAACAGGTCCACGATAACAATTCCCCTCTGGGGGGCGAATTCAGCGGCCATATTTTCTTTAATGACCGCTGGCGGGGATTTGATGACGGACTCTATGCAGCAGTGCGCTTACTGGAGATTCTCTGTGAGCGACAACAAACCCTAGACCAGGTTATCGACGAACTGGAGACCAGCGTCTCCACTGCCGAGATTTTGCTGCCAGCGAATGAAGACGAAAAATTTGAGCTTATGAAAACCCTCTCGGCTGGCTGTCAGTTCCCTCAGGCACATATCATCTGTCTCGACGGATTACGTGTAGAATACCCGACCGCTTGGGGACTTATTAGAGCGTCAAACACCTCAGCAAACCTAACTCTGAGATTTGAAGCCGACGACGAACATGCCATGGCCGAGGTCAAGGCAGTATTCCGCGAACAGCTGTCGCCCTTTATTAACAACATAAAAGAATATATTTAA
- the argB gene encoding acetylglutamate kinase, whose protein sequence is MSLTSTEAKTTAEVIARTLPYIQRFSGKTVVVKYGGNAMGDDKLKLSFARDIVLMKAVGINPVVVHGGGPQIGELLERLSIESKFIDGMRVTDSKTMDVVEMVLGATVNKEIVNMISAAGGRAFGVTGKDGQLIRAKKLVVSHKTPDMSAPEIIDIGQVGEVASIDISVINMLVDGGYIPVIAPIGVGENGSSYNINADLVAGKMAEVLGAEKLILLTNVAGLKDKSGEILTGLTTNRVNELIADETIYGGMLPKIRCALDAVKAGVNSAHIIDGRVEHAVMLEIFTDEGVGTLITNCDNSEEENA, encoded by the coding sequence ATGTCATTAACTAGCACAGAAGCGAAGACCACAGCAGAAGTGATCGCTCGCACACTACCCTATATCCAGCGCTTTTCGGGTAAGACCGTAGTCGTAAAATACGGCGGCAATGCCATGGGCGACGACAAGCTAAAACTCAGCTTTGCCAGAGATATAGTCCTAATGAAAGCGGTTGGCATCAACCCAGTAGTGGTTCACGGCGGCGGCCCACAGATCGGCGAACTGCTTGAGCGCCTGTCTATCGAATCGAAATTTATCGATGGTATGCGCGTCACCGACAGCAAGACCATGGATGTTGTAGAGATGGTCCTAGGTGCCACCGTAAACAAAGAAATCGTCAATATGATCAGTGCCGCAGGGGGCAGAGCTTTTGGTGTCACCGGCAAAGATGGCCAGCTGATTAGAGCCAAAAAACTTGTGGTATCCCACAAGACTCCCGATATGTCGGCGCCGGAAATTATCGACATAGGCCAGGTGGGCGAAGTGGCGTCAATTGATATCAGCGTGATCAATATGCTCGTGGATGGCGGATATATTCCCGTAATAGCGCCCATAGGCGTGGGCGAAAACGGTTCGTCTTACAATATCAACGCCGACCTAGTCGCCGGCAAAATGGCCGAAGTGCTGGGCGCTGAAAAACTGATATTACTGACCAATGTCGCCGGCCTAAAAGACAAGAGCGGTGAGATCCTCACAGGCCTGACCACCAATCGTGTCAATGAACTGATTGCTGACGAAACCATCTATGGGGGCATGTTGCCAAAAATTCGCTGCGCCCTAGACGCCGTTAAAGCTGGCGTAAACAGCGCCCATATTATCGACGGCCGAGTGGAACATGCGGTCATGCTAGAAATCTTTACCGACGAAGGCGTCGGCACCCTAATAACAAACTGTGATAACAGTGAAGAGGAAAACGCCTAA
- a CDS encoding serine/threonine protein kinase: MPESKTHPFDSLSPDLLIDAVESAGFVSDGRLLALNSYENRVYQVGIEDETPMIAKFYRPDRWSREQILEEHEFCFQLVDQELPVVPPWCNAEGNSLSEFGGFSFALFQRKGGRAPELDNLDNLFILGRLMGRIHGIGATKPFKYRPKLDSKAFGWNSYKLISAQFIPEGLRPAYDSLALDIMNKVEEILADYGEINHIRVHGDCHSGNILWRDDNPHFVDFDDSRMAPAIQDLWMLLSGDRQEQTLQIAELVEGYSEFYDFDVRELKLIEVMRTLRIMHHSAWIAKRWTDPAFPRAFTWFNTPRYWSEHILQLREQFAALQEPPIQLMR, encoded by the coding sequence ATGCCCGAATCGAAAACTCATCCCTTTGATAGTCTTAGCCCCGATTTATTGATCGACGCTGTTGAGAGCGCCGGTTTCGTCAGTGACGGGCGTCTGTTGGCACTGAATAGCTATGAAAATCGGGTCTATCAGGTGGGCATCGAAGACGAGACACCGATGATCGCTAAGTTCTATCGTCCGGATCGTTGGAGTCGTGAGCAAATTCTTGAAGAACACGAATTTTGTTTTCAGCTGGTGGACCAAGAATTGCCAGTGGTGCCGCCATGGTGCAATGCAGAGGGCAATAGCTTGAGTGAATTCGGCGGTTTTAGTTTTGCTCTTTTTCAACGCAAAGGCGGTCGCGCGCCAGAGTTGGATAACCTCGACAATCTATTTATTCTCGGCCGATTGATGGGTCGCATTCATGGCATCGGCGCCACCAAGCCGTTTAAATATAGGCCAAAGTTAGATAGCAAAGCCTTTGGCTGGAATTCCTATAAGCTGATCAGCGCACAGTTTATTCCCGAGGGTCTGCGTCCGGCTTACGATTCTCTGGCTCTGGATATTATGAACAAGGTCGAAGAGATTCTGGCAGATTACGGCGAAATTAATCATATTCGCGTCCACGGCGACTGCCACTCTGGAAATATTCTCTGGCGCGATGATAACCCGCATTTTGTCGATTTTGACGATTCCCGTATGGCGCCTGCGATTCAGGATCTATGGATGTTGCTGTCCGGTGATCGTCAGGAGCAGACGTTACAGATTGCCGAACTAGTGGAAGGTTATAGCGAGTTCTATGATTTTGATGTGCGCGAGCTAAAGCTGATTGAAGTGATGCGCACCTTGCGGATTATGCACCACAGTGCCTGGATCGCTAAGCGCTGGACAGACCCGGCTTTTCCCCGGGCCTTTACCTGGTTTAATACACCGCGTTATTGGAGCGAGCATATTCTGCAGCTGCGGGAGCAGTTTGCCGCGCTGCAGGAGCCGCCGATTCAATTGATGCGTTAG
- a CDS encoding FAD-binding oxidoreductase, protein MLPQPIVEQLVAIVGESRLLLEADDLQRFGVDRTTLWQAAPCGVVLPGTVEEVQSIVRLANQYNLAVVPSGGRTGLSGGAVAKDGELVVALDRMNQVIEFNPVDRSVKVGAGMITGQLQQFAEEQGLFYPVDFASSGSSQIGGNIATNAGGIKVIKYGMTRNWVAGLKVVNGAGDLFELNKGLAKNNTGYDLRHLFIGSEGTLGLICEATIQLAATPLESSVMVLGIEYFSEIVDVLTCFSRDLDLSAFEFFSQQALDKVVAHRGHAVPFQTETAFYALLEFEHSSPDVVDKAMELFERCVDKGWVMDGVLSQSLSQAKNLWKLREDISETLWQWQPYKNDISVRISRMADFLGEVDQLVMEQYPDFEIIWYGHIGDGNLHLNILKPEVLSVDQFHSKCANVSSSIGQLLAKYEGSVSAEHGVGLLKKDYLHYSRSAVEMDMMRSIKRAFDPNHIMNPGKLFDC, encoded by the coding sequence ATGTTACCTCAGCCTATTGTTGAACAGCTAGTCGCCATTGTTGGCGAGTCGCGGTTACTGCTCGAAGCCGACGATTTGCAGCGCTTTGGCGTTGATCGCACGACGCTGTGGCAAGCGGCACCCTGCGGGGTGGTTTTGCCGGGAACGGTTGAAGAGGTGCAGTCTATTGTGCGACTTGCCAATCAGTACAATTTGGCCGTTGTGCCCTCGGGTGGCAGGACGGGTCTAAGTGGCGGTGCTGTGGCAAAGGATGGCGAGCTGGTAGTGGCCCTTGATCGAATGAATCAAGTGATTGAATTTAACCCAGTGGATCGCAGCGTCAAAGTGGGTGCTGGCATGATCACTGGGCAGCTGCAGCAATTTGCCGAGGAGCAGGGGCTTTTCTATCCAGTAGATTTTGCCTCCTCGGGCTCCAGTCAGATTGGCGGCAATATAGCGACCAACGCTGGCGGTATTAAAGTGATCAAGTACGGCATGACACGCAACTGGGTTGCCGGCCTTAAGGTGGTCAACGGTGCCGGCGACCTGTTTGAGCTAAATAAAGGCCTGGCAAAAAATAACACCGGTTACGATTTGCGCCATCTCTTTATTGGTTCCGAAGGAACTCTGGGGCTGATTTGTGAGGCTACGATCCAGCTAGCTGCTACGCCGCTGGAATCATCAGTGATGGTGTTGGGAATTGAATATTTTTCTGAGATTGTCGATGTACTGACCTGCTTTAGTCGCGATCTGGATCTCAGTGCCTTTGAATTTTTCTCTCAACAGGCCCTGGACAAAGTTGTAGCTCATCGCGGTCACGCCGTACCGTTTCAGACAGAGACCGCTTTTTATGCCTTGCTTGAGTTTGAACACAGTAGCCCAGATGTTGTGGATAAGGCCATGGAATTGTTTGAACGCTGTGTTGATAAGGGCTGGGTGATGGATGGGGTTCTCAGCCAAAGTTTGTCTCAGGCGAAGAATCTGTGGAAATTGCGTGAGGATATTTCAGAGACACTGTGGCAGTGGCAGCCCTATAAAAACGATATCTCAGTGCGTATTTCACGCATGGCAGATTTTCTTGGAGAGGTTGACCAGCTGGTTATGGAGCAGTATCCGGATTTTGAGATAATTTGGTATGGCCATATAGGGGACGGCAACCTACACCTTAATATCCTTAAGCCAGAGGTTCTTTCGGTAGATCAGTTCCATAGCAAATGTGCTAATGTCAGTTCTTCGATTGGACAGCTATTGGCAAAGTATGAAGGCAGTGTTTCTGCTGAACACGGTGTTGGATTACTGAAGAAAGATTACCTTCACTACTCCCGATCTGCAGTCGAAATGGATATGATGCGTAGTATTAAGCGAGCCTTCGACCCCAACCATATTATGAATCCGGGCAAGTTGTTTGACTGTTGA
- a CDS encoding DUF1653 domain-containing protein, translating to MKLAPGIYKHYKGNLYEVIGVAQHSETEEMMAVYKTLYGDFSLWVRPLTMFMETLDIEGKTVARFEFIEATT from the coding sequence ATGAAATTGGCACCGGGAATTTACAAACATTACAAAGGCAATCTCTACGAAGTCATTGGCGTCGCCCAACATAGTGAGACAGAGGAAATGATGGCAGTTTACAAAACTCTCTATGGGGATTTCAGTCTCTGGGTTCGCCCCCTGACTATGTTTATGGAAACCCTTGATATTGAGGGCAAAACCGTTGCCCGCTTTGAATTTATTGAGGCCACTACCTAA
- a CDS encoding fumarylacetoacetate hydrolase family protein codes for MSDYIHIVDGVPLSLPLGKIVCVGRNYAEHAKELNNPIPTEPVLFIKPSTALAALDGPVAIPTAWGSCHFEAEMTVLIGQSLSNCSEQQAADAIAGIGIALDLTLRDLQAELKQKSLPWEKAKAFDGACPTSLFVTAPVAELQDQQIQLRQNGELKQDGSSADMLTPVLPLLVYISQFFTLQPGDIVLTGTPAGVGPLALGDELQLSLSNKINLSTTIVKRI; via the coding sequence ATGTCAGATTACATCCATATCGTCGACGGCGTCCCCCTGTCATTACCGCTAGGAAAAATTGTCTGCGTCGGCAGAAACTATGCCGAGCACGCAAAAGAGCTGAATAATCCCATTCCCACCGAGCCGGTACTGTTTATTAAGCCGAGCACAGCCCTGGCCGCGCTAGACGGGCCAGTGGCAATTCCCACAGCCTGGGGCTCCTGTCACTTTGAGGCGGAGATGACCGTTTTAATTGGTCAGTCTCTCAGCAATTGTTCTGAGCAGCAGGCGGCCGACGCTATTGCTGGTATTGGCATAGCTCTGGATTTAACTTTGCGCGATTTACAGGCTGAGCTGAAACAGAAAAGTCTGCCCTGGGAAAAAGCCAAGGCCTTTGATGGGGCCTGTCCCACATCCTTATTTGTGACAGCGCCGGTGGCGGAGTTGCAGGACCAGCAGATTCAGCTGCGTCAAAATGGCGAATTAAAACAGGATGGCAGCAGCGCCGATATGCTGACACCGGTGTTGCCGCTGTTGGTCTATATCAGCCAGTTCTTCACCTTGCAGCCAGGCGATATTGTGCTCACAGGTACCCCAGCTGGCGTTGGACCTTTGGCCTTAGGTGATGAGCTGCAACTGAGTCTGTCAAATAAAATTAATCTATCCACTACTATAGTAAAAAGAATTTAA
- the rpmG gene encoding 50S ribosomal protein L33: protein MAKSAREKIRLVSSAGTGHFYTTDKNKRNMPEKMEIKKYDPTIRKHVIYKEAKIK, encoded by the coding sequence ATGGCTAAATCAGCGAGAGAAAAGATTCGTTTGGTATCTAGTGCTGGCACTGGACACTTTTACACTACAGACAAAAACAAGCGCAATATGCCTGAGAAAATGGAGATCAAGAAGTATGATCCCACTATCCGAAAGCATGTGATCTATAAAGAAGCCAAGATTAAGTAA
- the pyrE gene encoding orotate phosphoribosyltransferase — MTTENNYKTLFIDNGLRSGALKFGEFRLKSGRVSPYFFNAGQFYTGRALAELGRSYAAAIIESGIEFDVLFGPAYKGITLAAATSIALADHYDRDVPYCFNRKEAKNHGEGGTMVGAPLEGRVLIIDDVITAGTAIREVMQIVESAGASAAGVVIGLDRKEKGKSELSAIQEVERDFSIPVVGIVDIGDIIDYLKTKPENDALTAAIEGYREQYGV; from the coding sequence ATGACAACTGAAAACAATTACAAAACCCTGTTTATCGACAATGGCTTGCGCAGTGGCGCACTTAAGTTTGGCGAGTTCAGGTTAAAGTCTGGCCGCGTCTCACCGTACTTTTTTAATGCTGGTCAATTTTATACGGGTCGCGCCCTGGCCGAATTGGGTCGTAGCTATGCAGCGGCTATTATCGAATCGGGTATTGAGTTCGATGTATTGTTTGGCCCAGCCTATAAAGGTATTACCTTGGCGGCAGCCACTTCAATCGCCCTCGCCGATCATTATGATCGCGATGTGCCTTACTGCTTTAACCGCAAAGAGGCGAAGAACCACGGCGAAGGCGGCACCATGGTCGGCGCACCTCTCGAAGGTCGAGTACTGATCATCGATGATGTGATAACCGCAGGCACGGCGATTCGCGAAGTGATGCAAATTGTCGAGAGTGCCGGTGCTTCAGCAGCCGGTGTGGTGATTGGTTTGGATCGTAAAGAAAAGGGCAAGTCTGAGCTGTCGGCGATTCAGGAAGTGGAGCGAGATTTCTCAATCCCAGTGGTGGGTATTGTCGACATTGGCGATATTATCGACTACCTGAAAACCAAGCCTGAGAATGATGCGTTGACTGCAGCGATTGAAGGCTATAGAGAGCAGTACGGCGTCTAG
- the coaBC gene encoding bifunctional phosphopantothenoylcysteine decarboxylase/phosphopantothenate--cysteine ligase CoaBC, translating to MSTLSNKRIIVGVSGGIAAYKSAEVVRRLQDAGAEVRVVMTPGAEEFIRPLTLQALSGHPVHADLLDPEAEAGMGHIELARWADLVLIAPATADFIASMVHGRANSLLNAIYLATPAIVAVAPAMNQGMWSHPATTANMEQLSQRQVKIFGPDSGIQACGDIGPGRMQQPDMLVEQVAACFASLQLSGKKLVITAGPTREAIDPVRYISNHSSGKMGYALAEAAIEAGAEVTLISGPVNLEPPERCTVIPVISAADMHSATMSACADANILIAAAAVADYRPVTVATQKMKKHADAITLELEKNVDIVSAAAIEYKKLFVVGFAAETQDVERYALDKLQRKGLDAIVANDVSRSDVGFNSDNNEAWWISADTSKTFSIRSKMQLARDIVAAITEQLG from the coding sequence ATGAGTACCCTTTCAAACAAACGAATAATAGTCGGCGTCAGTGGCGGCATAGCTGCTTATAAAAGTGCCGAAGTCGTCAGGCGATTACAGGACGCCGGTGCTGAGGTTCGCGTAGTGATGACACCAGGTGCCGAAGAATTTATTCGCCCACTGACTTTGCAAGCCCTCTCAGGTCATCCCGTACATGCCGACCTACTAGACCCAGAAGCCGAGGCTGGCATGGGTCATATTGAATTGGCCCGTTGGGCAGATCTAGTTTTGATCGCGCCAGCTACAGCGGACTTTATTGCTTCCATGGTCCACGGCCGGGCCAACAGTTTATTAAATGCCATCTATCTGGCGACACCAGCGATAGTTGCTGTAGCTCCGGCCATGAACCAAGGCATGTGGTCGCATCCGGCCACCACAGCCAATATGGAACAACTCAGCCAGCGTCAGGTGAAGATATTTGGCCCCGACAGCGGCATCCAAGCCTGCGGTGATATTGGCCCAGGGCGCATGCAGCAACCTGACATGTTGGTTGAGCAGGTTGCCGCTTGCTTTGCCTCACTGCAACTGAGCGGCAAGAAACTGGTGATTACCGCCGGACCCACACGCGAAGCAATTGATCCGGTGCGCTATATCAGCAACCACAGCTCCGGGAAAATGGGTTATGCCCTAGCCGAGGCGGCTATTGAAGCTGGCGCAGAGGTCACACTGATCTCCGGGCCGGTCAATCTTGAGCCACCAGAGCGCTGTACAGTAATCCCAGTGATTTCTGCCGCCGATATGCACAGTGCGACCATGAGCGCCTGCGCCGATGCAAACATTCTGATTGCTGCCGCCGCAGTGGCCGACTACCGCCCAGTGACTGTTGCCACCCAGAAAATGAAGAAACACGCGGATGCCATAACCCTTGAGTTAGAAAAGAATGTGGATATTGTCAGTGCCGCAGCGATTGAATATAAAAAGCTTTTTGTCGTGGGTTTTGCCGCCGAGACTCAGGACGTAGAGCGTTATGCACTAGATAAACTCCAGCGCAAAGGTCTAGACGCCATAGTCGCCAACGATGTGTCCCGCAGCGATGTGGGCTTTAACAGTGATAATAATGAAGCTTGGTGGATCAGCGCGGACACCAGCAAGACCTTTAGTATAAGGAGCAAAATGCAACTGGCTCGCGACATTGTCGCCGCTATAACTGAGCAGCTCGGTTAG